A single Pseudomonas sp. HN11 DNA region contains:
- the fleN gene encoding flagellar synthesis regulator FleN — MGSMHPVQVIAVTGGKGGVGKTNVSVNLSLALAELGRRVMLLDADLGLANVDVLLGLTPKHTLADVIEGRCELRDVLLQGPGGIRIVPAASGTQSMVHLSPAQHAGLIQAFSDIGDNLDVLVIDTAAGIGESVVSFVRAAQEVLLVVCDEPTSITDAYALIKLLNRDYGMNRFRVLANMAQSPQEGRNLFAKLTKVTDRFLDVALQYVGAVPYDECVRKAVQKQRAVYEAFPRSKCALAFKAIAQKVDTWPLPANPRGHLEFFVERLVHQTSAGPVL, encoded by the coding sequence ATGGGCAGCATGCATCCCGTACAGGTGATCGCGGTGACCGGCGGCAAAGGTGGCGTCGGGAAAACTAACGTGTCAGTGAATTTGTCCCTGGCCCTGGCAGAGCTTGGCCGTCGCGTCATGCTGCTGGATGCTGACCTGGGGCTGGCGAACGTCGACGTTCTGCTGGGGCTGACGCCCAAACATACACTTGCCGATGTGATCGAAGGCCGCTGTGAGCTGCGCGATGTGCTGCTGCAGGGCCCCGGTGGCATCCGCATCGTGCCGGCCGCCTCCGGCACCCAGAGCATGGTGCACCTGAGCCCGGCGCAGCATGCCGGCCTGATCCAGGCCTTCAGTGATATCGGCGACAACCTCGACGTGCTGGTGATCGACACCGCCGCCGGGATTGGCGAGTCCGTGGTCAGCTTCGTGCGCGCCGCGCAGGAAGTGTTGCTGGTGGTCTGCGATGAACCCACCTCGATCACCGACGCCTACGCCCTGATCAAACTGCTTAACCGTGATTACGGCATGAACCGCTTCCGCGTCCTGGCCAACATGGCCCAGAGCCCGCAGGAAGGGCGCAACCTGTTCGCCAAGTTGACCAAGGTCACGGATCGCTTCCTCGATGTCGCCTTACAATACGTCGGCGCAGTTCCCTACGACGAGTGTGTGCGCAAGGCTGTGCAAAAGCAGCGTGCAGTCTACGAAGCGTTCCCTCGTTCCAAATGCGCACTGGCGTTCAAGGCTATTGCCCAGAAGGTCGATACCTGGCCGTTGCCCGCCAACCCGCGGGGGCATCTGGAGTTTTTCGTCGAGCGATTGGTGCATCAGACGAGCGCAGGACCCGTGCTATGA
- the flhF gene encoding flagellar biosynthesis protein FlhF, whose amino-acid sequence MQVKRFFAADMRQAMKLVRDELGADAAIIGNRRIAGGVELTAALDYTPQALAPRVPNMELEDELRKTASRIVSAQAELSMRGDSDATTNRQLFAGLPLTAAEPLVEPTFKEPPRPAAPAPAPAVDQRVFDSMRFELNGLRELLEVQLGSLAWNQLQGSKPQQANLWRRLQRIGLSGPLSRDLLALTTEIEEPRQAWRMLLAHLARMIVTPEIEPLEEGGVIAMVGPAGMGKTTTLAKLAARYVLKYGASSIALVSMDSYRIGAQEQLKTLGRILNVSVTHVDPGQSLANALDPLLRKRVVLIDTAGLQASDPALRMQLESLAGRGIKSKNYLVLATTSQKQVLTAAYHSYKRCGLAGCILTKLDETASLGEVLSLAISHELPVAYLTDGPRIPDDLHLPRRHQLVSRAVSVQMQDEPSEEAMADMFADLYHNPAKRVG is encoded by the coding sequence ATGCAAGTGAAGCGTTTTTTCGCCGCCGATATGCGTCAGGCCATGAAACTGGTTCGTGATGAGCTGGGCGCCGACGCCGCGATTATCGGCAACCGTCGTATTGCCGGCGGTGTCGAGCTGACGGCTGCCCTGGATTACACCCCCCAGGCCCTGGCGCCGCGTGTGCCGAACATGGAACTCGAAGACGAGCTGCGCAAGACCGCTTCGCGCATCGTATCGGCCCAGGCTGAACTGAGCATGCGTGGCGACAGCGATGCCACCACCAATCGCCAATTGTTTGCCGGCCTGCCGCTGACCGCTGCGGAGCCGCTGGTGGAACCGACGTTCAAAGAACCGCCGCGTCCTGCTGCGCCAGCCCCGGCGCCTGCGGTTGACCAGCGTGTGTTCGATTCGATGCGCTTTGAACTCAACGGCCTGCGTGAACTGCTGGAAGTGCAGTTGGGCTCGCTGGCGTGGAACCAGTTGCAAGGCAGCAAGCCGCAACAGGCCAACCTGTGGCGTCGCCTGCAGCGCATCGGCCTGTCCGGCCCGTTGTCCCGCGACCTGCTGGCCCTGACCACCGAAATCGAAGAGCCTCGCCAGGCCTGGCGCATGTTGCTGGCCCACTTGGCGCGGATGATCGTCACGCCGGAAATCGAACCCCTGGAAGAGGGCGGTGTGATCGCCATGGTCGGCCCTGCCGGCATGGGTAAAACCACCACCCTGGCCAAGCTGGCCGCGCGCTACGTGCTCAAGTACGGCGCTTCGAGTATCGCGCTGGTGAGCATGGACAGCTACCGTATCGGTGCCCAGGAACAGCTCAAGACCCTGGGCCGGATCCTCAATGTGTCGGTGACCCATGTCGACCCGGGCCAGTCCCTGGCCAACGCCCTCGACCCGCTGCTGCGCAAACGCGTGGTATTGATCGATACTGCCGGCCTGCAAGCCAGCGATCCGGCGTTGCGCATGCAGCTGGAAAGCCTCGCCGGGCGTGGCATCAAGTCGAAAAATTACCTGGTGCTTGCAACCACCAGCCAGAAACAGGTTCTTACCGCTGCGTATCACAGCTACAAACGCTGCGGCCTGGCCGGTTGCATCCTCACCAAGCTCGATGAAACCGCGAGCCTGGGCGAGGTGCTGAGCCTGGCCATCAGTCATGAATTGCCGGTCGCCTACCTGACCGACGGGCCGCGGATCCCGGATGATCTGCATCTGCCGCGCCGTCATCAGTTGGTCAGCCGTGCAGTCAGCGTGCAAATGCAAGACGAGCCTAGCGAGGAAGCGATGGCCGATATGTTCGCCGACCTGTACCACAACCCGGCGAAGCGGGTAGGTTGA
- the flhA gene encoding flagellar biosynthesis protein FlhA, with protein MLGTARSTLTDLSRGNLGVPLLLLVMLAMMMLPMPPFLLDVFFTFNIALSVVVLLVCVYALRPLDFAVFPTILLVATLLRLALNVASTRVVMLHGQDGHAAAGKVIQAFGEVVIGGNYVVGIVVFAILMIINFVVVTKGAGRISEVSARFTLDAMPGKQMAIDADLNAGLIDQNQAKSRRLEVAQEAEFYGSMDGASKFVRGDAIAGLLILFINLIGGMAVGIFQHGMTFGDAGKVYALLTIGDGLVAQLPSLLLSTAAAIMVTRASGSEDMGKQISRQMFASPKALAVAAGIMAIMGIVPGMPHVSFLSMAALAGGAAYLFWKKQNQIKVIAQQEIARQQELLPSPARAQETKELGWDDVTPIDMIGLEVGYRLIPLVDRNQGGQLLARIKGVRKKLSQDLGFLMPTVHIRDNLDLAPSAYRLTLMGVILAEAEIYPDRELAINPGQVFGSLNGITAKDPAFGLDAVWIEISQRSQAQSLGYTVVDASTVVATHLNQILYKHSHELIGHEEVQQLMGLLGKASPKLAEELVPGILSLSQLLKVLQALLAEQVPVRDIRSIAEAIANNAAKSQDTAALVASVRVGLSRAIVQSIVGLDSELPVITLEPRLEQILLNSIQKAGQGQEEGVLLEPSMAEKLQRSLIDAAQRQEMQGQPVILLVAGPVRAMLSRFGRLAVPNLHVLAYQEIPDNKQVTIVATVGPNG; from the coding sequence ATGCTCGGCACGGCGCGCAGCACCCTGACTGACCTCTCGCGGGGCAATCTGGGTGTGCCGTTGTTGTTGCTGGTAATGCTGGCAATGATGATGTTGCCGATGCCACCGTTCCTGCTCGACGTGTTCTTTACTTTCAACATTGCCCTGTCCGTCGTGGTGCTGCTGGTCTGCGTGTATGCCCTGCGGCCGCTGGATTTCGCGGTATTCCCGACGATTCTGCTGGTGGCAACCCTGCTGCGGCTGGCGCTGAACGTAGCGTCCACCCGCGTGGTCATGCTCCACGGCCAGGACGGCCACGCCGCCGCCGGTAAGGTGATCCAGGCCTTCGGTGAGGTGGTGATCGGCGGTAACTACGTGGTCGGTATCGTGGTGTTCGCGATCCTGATGATCATCAACTTCGTGGTGGTGACCAAGGGCGCCGGGCGGATTTCCGAGGTGAGCGCGCGGTTTACCCTCGACGCCATGCCCGGCAAACAGATGGCCATCGACGCCGACCTCAACGCCGGCCTGATCGACCAGAACCAAGCCAAGTCGCGCCGCCTGGAAGTGGCCCAGGAAGCCGAGTTTTACGGTTCCATGGACGGTGCCAGCAAATTCGTGCGCGGTGATGCCATCGCCGGCCTGCTGATTCTGTTCATCAACCTGATCGGCGGCATGGCCGTGGGTATCTTCCAGCACGGCATGACCTTTGGCGATGCGGGCAAGGTGTACGCGTTGCTGACCATCGGTGACGGTTTAGTGGCGCAATTGCCATCACTGTTGTTATCAACAGCGGCGGCCATCATGGTGACCCGTGCTTCGGGCTCCGAAGACATGGGCAAGCAGATCAGCCGGCAGATGTTCGCTTCGCCCAAGGCCCTGGCCGTGGCGGCGGGCATCATGGCGATCATGGGTATCGTGCCGGGCATGCCGCACGTGTCATTCCTGAGCATGGCGGCCCTGGCTGGCGGCGCTGCGTACCTGTTCTGGAAGAAGCAGAACCAGATCAAAGTCATCGCCCAGCAAGAGATCGCCCGCCAGCAGGAACTGCTGCCATCCCCGGCCCGCGCCCAGGAAACCAAGGAGCTTGGCTGGGATGACGTGACCCCGATCGACATGATTGGTCTGGAAGTGGGCTACCGCCTCATCCCATTGGTGGACCGCAACCAGGGCGGCCAATTGCTCGCGCGGATCAAGGGCGTGCGCAAGAAACTGTCCCAGGACCTGGGCTTCCTGATGCCCACCGTGCATATCCGCGACAACCTCGACCTGGCGCCGAGTGCCTACCGCCTGACCCTGATGGGCGTGATCCTGGCCGAGGCCGAGATCTACCCGGACCGCGAACTGGCGATCAACCCCGGGCAGGTGTTTGGCAGCCTCAACGGCATTACCGCCAAAGATCCGGCTTTTGGCCTGGACGCGGTGTGGATCGAAATCAGCCAGCGCAGCCAGGCGCAATCCCTGGGTTACACCGTGGTGGACGCCAGCACCGTGGTTGCGACTCACCTCAACCAGATCCTGTACAAGCACTCCCACGAGCTGATCGGCCACGAGGAAGTCCAGCAATTGATGGGTTTGCTGGGCAAAGCCTCGCCAAAACTCGCCGAAGAACTGGTGCCAGGCATTCTGTCGCTGTCGCAGTTGCTCAAGGTATTGCAGGCGTTGCTGGCCGAACAGGTGCCGGTGCGCGACATTCGCAGCATTGCCGAGGCTATCGCCAACAATGCCGCCAAGAGTCAAGATACTGCCGCGCTGGTGGCCTCGGTGCGCGTCGGATTGTCGCGTGCAATCGTGCAAAGCATTGTAGGGCTTGACTCCGAGCTGCCTGTGATCACCTTGGAACCAAGGTTGGAACAAATATTGCTCAATAGTATTCAGAAGGCAGGACAAGGCCAGGAAGAGGGGGTTCTGCTGGAGCCAAGCATGGCTGAGAAGCTGCAGCGTTCGTTGATCGACGCCGCGCAACGCCAGGAAATGCAGGGCCAACCGGTGATCCTGCTGGTGGCAGGCCCGGTCCGGGCGATGTTGTCGCGGTTTGGGCGCCTGGCAGTACCGAATTTGCACGTTTTGGCTTATCAGGAAATTCCTGACAACAAGCAAGTGACTATCGTCGCGACAGTAGGGCCCAACGGCTGA
- the cspE gene encoding transcription antiterminator/RNA stability regulator CspE, with product MATGTVKWFNAEKGFGFIKPDDDSADVFVHFSAIQGDGFKSLDENQKVEYDITQGQKGPQASNVKRL from the coding sequence ATGGCAACAGGCACTGTGAAGTGGTTCAACGCGGAGAAGGGGTTTGGCTTCATTAAGCCGGACGACGACAGCGCGGATGTTTTTGTGCATTTTTCGGCTATACAAGGAGACGGTTTCAAAAGCTTGGATGAGAATCAGAAAGTCGAATACGACATCACTCAGGGCCAAAAAGGCCCGCAGGCCAGTAACGTCAAGCGTTTGTAG
- the flhB gene encoding flagellar biosynthesis protein FlhB — MAESESGQDKTEDPTEKRKKDSREKGEIARSKELNTVATMMAGAGALLIYGGGLALDLMELMKHNFSLPREVLLNPDAMGQYLLHSGKIAILAVQPILITLLLAALIGPVALGGWLFAAGSLAPKFSRMNPAAGLKRMFSTKALVELLKALAKFILILFVALMVLSSDIDDLLRIAHEPLESAIIHSVQVVGWSALWMAAGLIIIAAVDAPIQLWESHKKLLMTKQEVRDEHKDQEGRPEVKQRIRQLQREMSQRKMMASVPDADVVITNPTHYAVALKYDPEKGGAPMLLAKGSDFTALKIREIAMANDILLLESPALARSIFYSTDLDQEIPAGLYLAVAQVLAYVYQIRQYRAGKGKRPDPLKDLPIPPDLRRDS, encoded by the coding sequence ATGGCCGAGAGCGAGAGTGGTCAGGACAAAACAGAAGACCCCACGGAGAAACGTAAAAAGGACTCCAGGGAAAAGGGCGAGATCGCGCGGTCCAAAGAGCTGAATACCGTTGCGACCATGATGGCCGGCGCCGGCGCCTTGCTGATCTACGGTGGGGGCCTGGCGCTGGATTTGATGGAGTTGATGAAGCACAACTTCAGCTTGCCCCGCGAAGTGCTGCTCAACCCCGATGCCATGGGCCAGTACCTGCTGCACTCTGGCAAGATCGCGATCCTGGCGGTGCAGCCGATCCTGATCACTTTGCTGCTGGCTGCACTGATCGGCCCGGTGGCCCTCGGTGGCTGGCTGTTCGCCGCCGGCAGCCTGGCGCCCAAGTTCAGCCGGATGAACCCTGCTGCGGGGCTCAAGCGCATGTTTTCCACCAAGGCCCTGGTGGAGTTGCTCAAGGCCCTGGCCAAATTCATCCTGATACTGTTTGTGGCGCTGATGGTGCTGTCGTCCGACATCGACGACCTGCTGCGCATCGCCCATGAACCGCTGGAGTCGGCGATCATCCACAGTGTGCAGGTGGTGGGCTGGAGCGCGCTGTGGATGGCCGCCGGGTTGATCATCATTGCGGCGGTGGATGCACCGATTCAGTTGTGGGAAAGCCACAAGAAACTGCTGATGACCAAGCAGGAAGTGCGCGACGAGCACAAGGACCAGGAAGGCCGTCCCGAGGTCAAGCAGCGCATTCGCCAACTGCAGCGGGAAATGTCCCAGCGCAAGATGATGGCCTCGGTGCCCGACGCCGATGTGGTCATCACCAACCCCACGCACTACGCCGTGGCCCTCAAGTACGACCCGGAGAAGGGCGGCGCGCCGATGCTGCTGGCCAAGGGCAGTGACTTTACCGCCTTGAAGATCCGCGAAATCGCGATGGCCAACGACATCCTGCTGCTGGAGTCGCCGGCGTTGGCGCGGTCGATCTTCTACTCTACCGACCTCGACCAGGAGATTCCCGCCGGGTTGTACCTGGCGGTGGCTCAGGTGCTGGCGTACGTCTATCAGATTCGCCAATACCGCGCGGGTAAGGGCAAGCGTCCGGACCCGCTCAAAGACCTGCCGATTCCACCGGACCTGCGTCGCGATTCCTGA
- the fliR gene encoding flagellar biosynthetic protein FliR: MQSLLALTDTQISTWVASFILPLFRVTAMLMAMPVFGTTLVPRRVRLYFAVAITVVIVPGLPPMPPVNAIDLSALLLIAEQILIGALMGFSLTLFFQAFVVAGQIISIQMGMGFASMVDPTNGVSAAVIGQFLTMLVTLLFLAMNGHLVAFEVMTESFTTLPVGSGLVVNHFWEIVGRLGWVFGASLLLVLPAITALLVVNIAFGVMTRAAPQLNIFSIGFPLTLVLGMWIFWIGLADILNQYQPLATDALQFLRDLARTR; encoded by the coding sequence ATGCAGTCGTTGCTGGCACTGACCGACACCCAGATCAGCACCTGGGTGGCGTCGTTCATCCTGCCGCTGTTCCGGGTGACGGCGATGTTGATGGCCATGCCGGTGTTCGGCACCACTCTCGTGCCGCGCCGCGTTCGTCTGTACTTCGCGGTGGCGATTACCGTGGTGATCGTGCCGGGGTTGCCGCCGATGCCGCCGGTCAATGCCATTGATCTCAGTGCATTGCTGTTGATTGCCGAACAGATCCTGATCGGCGCACTGATGGGCTTTTCCCTCACCCTGTTTTTCCAGGCCTTTGTGGTGGCCGGGCAAATCATCTCGATCCAGATGGGCATGGGCTTCGCCTCCATGGTCGACCCCACCAACGGCGTGTCGGCGGCGGTGATCGGGCAATTCCTGACCATGCTGGTGACCTTGCTGTTCCTGGCGATGAATGGCCACCTGGTGGCCTTCGAGGTGATGACCGAAAGCTTCACCACCTTGCCGGTGGGCTCGGGGCTGGTGGTCAATCACTTCTGGGAGATCGTCGGGCGCCTGGGCTGGGTATTCGGCGCGTCGCTGTTGCTGGTATTGCCGGCGATTACCGCCTTGCTGGTGGTCAACATCGCGTTCGGCGTGATGACCCGTGCGGCGCCACAGCTGAACATCTTCTCGATTGGTTTCCCGTTGACCCTGGTATTGGGCATGTGGATTTTCTGGATCGGCCTGGCCGACATTCTCAATCAGTATCAACCGCTGGCAACCGACGCCTTGCAGTTCTTACGTGATCTGGCACGGACGCGCTGA
- the fliQ gene encoding flagellar biosynthesis protein FliQ, with the protein MTPEVAVDLFREALWLTTVMVAVLVVPSLLVGLLVAMFQAATQINEQTLSFLPRLLVMLVTLIVAGPWLVQTFMEYILQLYGSIPQLIG; encoded by the coding sequence ATGACGCCAGAAGTAGCGGTTGACCTGTTCCGTGAAGCGTTGTGGCTGACCACCGTGATGGTCGCCGTGCTGGTGGTGCCGAGCCTGTTGGTGGGCCTGCTGGTAGCGATGTTCCAGGCCGCGACCCAGATCAACGAACAGACCTTGAGTTTTTTGCCGCGCCTGCTGGTGATGCTGGTGACCCTGATCGTGGCCGGCCCTTGGCTGGTGCAGACCTTCATGGAATACATCCTGCAGTTGTACGGCAGTATTCCGCAGTTGATCGGCTGA
- the fliP gene encoding flagellar type III secretion system pore protein FliP (The bacterial flagellar biogenesis protein FliP forms a type III secretion system (T3SS)-type pore required for flagellar assembly.) yields the protein MRVLLTLMLLLAAPLAFGADPLSIPAITLGTNAAGAQEYSVSLQILLIMTALSFIPAFVMLMTSFTRIIIVFSILRQALGLQQTPSNQILTGMALFLTLFIMAPVFDKVNQQALQPYLAEKMTAQDAIDKAQGPIKDFMLSQTRSSDLELFMRLSKRTDIATPDQAPLTILVPAFVTSELKTAFQIGFMIFIPFLIIDLVVASVLMAMGMMMLSPLIISLPFKIMLFVLVDGWALIIGTLAGSFGGV from the coding sequence ATGCGCGTTTTATTGACGCTCATGCTGTTGCTGGCGGCGCCATTGGCGTTCGGCGCCGATCCGTTGTCGATCCCGGCGATCACGCTGGGGACCAACGCCGCGGGCGCGCAGGAATATTCGGTCAGCCTGCAGATTCTGCTGATCATGACCGCGCTGAGCTTTATCCCGGCGTTCGTCATGCTGATGACCAGCTTCACGCGGATCATCATCGTGTTCTCGATCCTGCGCCAGGCCCTGGGCCTGCAGCAGACGCCGTCGAACCAGATCCTCACCGGCATGGCCTTGTTCCTGACGCTGTTCATCATGGCACCGGTGTTTGACAAGGTGAACCAGCAAGCCCTGCAACCCTACCTGGCGGAAAAAATGACCGCCCAGGACGCGATCGACAAGGCCCAGGGCCCGATCAAGGACTTCATGCTGTCGCAGACCCGCTCCAGCGACCTTGAGTTGTTCATGCGCTTGTCCAAGCGCACCGACATCGCCACCCCGGATCAGGCGCCGCTGACCATCCTGGTGCCGGCGTTCGTCACCTCCGAATTGAAAACCGCGTTCCAGATCGGCTTCATGATCTTCATCCCGTTCCTGATCATCGACCTGGTGGTGGCGAGCGTGCTGATGGCCATGGGGATGATGATGCTGTCGCCGCTGATCATCTCGTTGCCGTTCAAGATCATGCTGTTTGTGCTGGTCGACGGCTGGGCGCTGATTATCGGCACGTTGGCCGGCAGTTTCGGCGGGGTATAG
- the fliO gene encoding flagellar biosynthetic protein FliO: MKYSMAGLFLALPLSALAAEPAAQAAAATAPVVSSGIGGQLTQLVLGLLLVVGLIFALAWLMRRVQRVGPGNGQVIEMIGSRALGPRDRLVLVQVGEEQILLGITPGRITSLHVLKTPVSVDQSQSATPEFAQRLMELLGKDQKDKK, encoded by the coding sequence ATGAAGTATTCGATGGCGGGACTGTTTCTGGCGCTGCCATTGAGCGCCCTGGCGGCTGAGCCGGCCGCGCAAGCGGCTGCCGCCACTGCGCCCGTGGTGAGCAGCGGCATCGGCGGGCAATTGACCCAGCTGGTGCTGGGCCTGTTGCTGGTTGTGGGTTTGATCTTCGCACTGGCCTGGCTGATGCGCCGCGTGCAGCGTGTGGGGCCGGGCAATGGCCAGGTGATCGAGATGATCGGCTCCCGCGCCCTCGGCCCGCGTGATCGGCTGGTGCTGGTGCAAGTGGGCGAGGAGCAGATCCTGCTGGGCATCACGCCCGGTCGCATTACCTCGCTGCACGTGCTCAAGACCCCGGTGAGCGTGGATCAGAGCCAGTCCGCCACGCCAGAATTCGCCCAGCGCCTGATGGAGTTGCTGGGCAAGGATCAGAAGGATAAGAAGTAA
- the fliN gene encoding flagellar motor switch protein FliN, translating to MATEHENTSAEDQALADEWAAALEETGDVGQDDIDALLAADAATAPAGNRLQMEEFGSVPKNNEPVSLDGPNLDVILDIPVSISMEVGSTEINIRNLLQLNQGSVIELDRLAGEPLDVLVNGTLIAHGEVVVVNEKFGIRLTDVISPSERIKKLR from the coding sequence ATGGCTACCGAACACGAAAACACTTCCGCCGAAGACCAGGCCCTGGCTGACGAATGGGCGGCTGCCCTGGAAGAAACCGGCGATGTCGGCCAAGACGATATAGATGCGCTGCTGGCCGCTGACGCCGCCACCGCGCCGGCCGGCAATCGCCTGCAAATGGAAGAGTTCGGCAGCGTGCCGAAAAACAATGAACCGGTGTCCCTCGATGGCCCGAACCTGGATGTGATCCTCGATATTCCGGTGTCGATCTCCATGGAAGTCGGCAGCACCGAAATCAACATCCGCAACCTGCTGCAACTCAACCAGGGTTCGGTGATCGAGTTGGATCGCCTGGCCGGTGAGCCGCTGGACGTGCTGGTCAACGGCACCCTGATTGCCCATGGCGAAGTGGTGGTGGTCAACGAAAAGTTCGGCATCCGCCTGACCGACGTGATCAGCCCGAGCGAACGCATCAAGAAGTTGCGCTGA
- the fliM gene encoding flagellar motor switch protein FliM, with protein MAVQDLLSQDEIDALLHGVDDGLVQTEMSAEPGSVKSYDLTSQDRIVRGRMPTLEMINERFARYTRISMFNMLRRSADVAVGGVQVMKFGEYVHSLYVPTSLNLVKIKPLRGTALFILDAKLVFKLVDNFFGGDGRHAKIEGREFTPTELRVVRMVLEQAFIDLKEAWQAIMEVNFEYINSEVNPAMANIVGPSEAIVVSTFHIELDGGGGDLHVTMPYSMIEPVREMLDAGFQSDLDDQDERWVKALREDLLDVDVPLSATVARRQLRLRDILHMQPGDIIPVELPEEMIMRANGVPSFKVKLGSHKGNLALQVVEPINRR; from the coding sequence ATGGCCGTGCAAGACCTGCTGTCCCAGGATGAAATCGACGCGCTGTTGCATGGCGTCGACGATGGTCTGGTACAGACCGAAATGTCTGCCGAGCCCGGCAGCGTCAAAAGTTATGACCTCACCAGCCAGGATCGCATCGTCCGTGGACGCATGCCGACCCTGGAGATGATCAACGAGCGTTTTGCCCGTTATACCCGCATTAGCATGTTCAACATGCTGCGCCGCTCGGCGGACGTGGCGGTGGGCGGCGTGCAGGTGATGAAGTTCGGCGAGTACGTGCACTCGCTATACGTGCCCACCAGCCTCAATCTGGTCAAGATCAAGCCCCTGCGCGGCACCGCGCTATTCATCTTGGATGCCAAGCTGGTGTTCAAGCTGGTGGACAACTTCTTCGGCGGCGACGGCCGTCACGCCAAGATCGAAGGCCGTGAGTTCACCCCTACCGAGTTGCGGGTGGTGCGCATGGTGCTGGAGCAGGCCTTCATCGACTTGAAGGAAGCCTGGCAGGCGATCATGGAGGTCAATTTCGAGTACATCAACTCGGAAGTGAACCCGGCCATGGCCAACATCGTCGGCCCCAGCGAGGCCATTGTGGTGTCGACCTTCCACATCGAACTCGATGGCGGCGGCGGCGACCTGCACGTGACCATGCCGTACTCGATGATCGAGCCGGTGCGCGAGATGCTCGACGCGGGCTTCCAGTCCGACCTGGACGACCAGGACGAACGCTGGGTCAAGGCCCTGCGCGAAGACCTGCTGGACGTCGACGTGCCCCTGAGCGCGACCGTGGCCCGTCGCCAGTTGCGCCTGCGCGATATTTTGCACATGCAGCCGGGGGACATCATCCCCGTCGAATTGCCGGAAGAAATGATCATGCGCGCCAATGGCGTGCCGTCATTCAAGGTCAAGCTCGGTTCCCACAAGGGCAACTTGGCTCTTCAAGTGGTCGAACCGATCAATCGTCGCTGA
- the fliL gene encoding flagellar basal body-associated protein FliL, protein MAKSDDAAKAPAGKGKLKLILLIVLGLLLAIGASVGGTWYIMHSSASKPAVAAETASNVKQPAIFEPMLPAFVANFNQNGRQRYLQVSITLLARNASDLDALKVHMPVIRNNLVMLFSSQSFDTLATPVGQEMLRQKVTASVQEVAQKELGKVVVEQALFTNFVLQ, encoded by the coding sequence ATGGCGAAGAGCGACGACGCAGCAAAAGCACCCGCAGGCAAAGGCAAGCTCAAGCTTATCCTGTTGATAGTCCTGGGCCTGCTCCTGGCCATCGGCGCCTCGGTCGGCGGCACCTGGTACATCATGCACAGCAGTGCCAGCAAGCCGGCAGTCGCCGCCGAAACCGCCAGTAACGTCAAGCAACCGGCAATCTTCGAGCCGATGCTTCCGGCCTTTGTCGCCAACTTCAATCAGAACGGCCGCCAGCGCTACCTGCAGGTGAGCATCACCTTGCTGGCGCGCAATGCTTCGGACCTGGACGCACTCAAGGTGCACATGCCAGTGATCCGCAACAACCTGGTGATGCTGTTCTCAAGCCAAAGCTTCGACACACTCGCCACTCCGGTGGGCCAGGAAATGCTGCGCCAGAAGGTCACGGCCAGCGTGCAGGAAGTGGCCCAGAAGGAACTTGGCAAAGTCGTGGTCGAGCAGGCGCTCTTCACTAACTTCGTATTGCAGTAG